ACGCCGGGTGGATACCTGCCTACCATCAAGTAGGCCAGACAGGGAAAACTGTTTGTCCGAAACTTTATATAGCCTGCGGAATATCAGGGGCAATTCAACATCTTGCCGGGATGCAGAGTTCTGACATTATTATCGCCATCAATAAAGATCCGGGCGCTCCGATATTTAACGTAGCTACATTCGGTATTGTTGGTGATCTCTACGAAATTATACCCGCGATGCTAAAGGAGTTAAATAAATAACATGAAGACTGCTTTCGTTTTTCCAGGACAGGGATCTCAATTTGTAGGGATGGGAAAAGACCTTCCAAACCAGGAAATTTTTGACCAGGCAAATAACGTTTTAGGATTTGATCTAAAACAACTATGCTTAAACGGTCCTGAAGATGCACTAAAGCTAACCCAGAATGCTCAGCCGGCAATTTTTACTGTAAGCTATATGCAATTCAAGCTACAAGAGGTGCAACCGGACATCGTAGCCGGACATAGTCTCGGTGAATATACCGCACTTTGCGCCGCAGGAGTGCTGGATTTTGAAACAGCGCTCACTCTCATACGTGTCCGTGGGCAACTTATGGAAAAAGCTGTTCCTGCTGGACAAGGAACGATGGCAGCCATACTCGGAATGGATCAGGAATCGCTCAAAAAAGTCTGTGATTCGGTTGACGGCAAAGCACAAATTGCAAACTATAATTCCCCCGGACAAATTGTTATTTCGGGAACAACTGACGCTATAAAAAAGTGTTGTATTCTAATTTCTGACACTTATGGGAAAAAAGCAATTCCACTACCAGTAAGTGGCCCCTTTCATTCTCAATTAATGAAGCCCGCTGCAGAACAATTTCGTGATTATCTAGATAAAGCTCCATTCAATGAACCAAAGATTCCGATTATCATGAACGTAACCGCCGATTATTTAACATCCGCCAGCCTAACAAAAGAACTGTTGGTAAAGCAGCTATACTCATCCGTATTATGGCAGCAATCAATAGAAAAAATGCTTA
Above is a window of Candidatus Margulisiibacteriota bacterium DNA encoding:
- the fabD gene encoding [acyl-carrier-protein] S-malonyltransferase is translated as MKTAFVFPGQGSQFVGMGKDLPNQEIFDQANNVLGFDLKQLCLNGPEDALKLTQNAQPAIFTVSYMQFKLQEVQPDIVAGHSLGEYTALCAAGVLDFETALTLIRVRGQLMEKAVPAGQGTMAAILGMDQESLKKVCDSVDGKAQIANYNSPGQIVISGTTDAIKKCCILISDTYGKKAIPLPVSGPFHSQLMKPAAEQFRDYLDKAPFNEPKIPIIMNVTADYLTSASLTKELLVKQLYSSVLWQQSIEKMLTAGVVTFTEIGPGKVLSGLINKIKKEWSK